In Oscillatoria acuminata PCC 6304, a single window of DNA contains:
- a CDS encoding HEAT repeat domain-containing protein, translating into MIKISKGRAIQSVPKNHPKSEGTLTLMRAAESLGEIDPGNPEVIAALLKVIANSESKWTRRTAAESLGKIDPGNPEAMKELFNLAANFEDKYTRRQAAESLGDNLAANFEDKYTRRQAAESLGDILRAEEQLQFAVTGLKDCLSHEIYKKDFTLFEKSFQIIWHCAQNLPYPVFYRAWHSEEDEVEPEPVSNLPQLLHAKLEEMGLSSSLQLICIDGSKFIDKDNPAAKIYNEMRRANCSKSADGTPKTMADLQSYWDELTLESEQPIVLVFYETLTAPKMSGFSEKFLTDLSKFEGAICVVTEARVSGLQTFSPNQGNWFAELVNWMKK; encoded by the coding sequence ATGATAAAAATTAGCAAGGGCAGGGCGATCCAATCAGTCCCCAAAAATCACCCTAAATCTGAAGGGACCCTGACCCTGATGCGAGCAGCAGAAAGTTTGGGAGAAATTGACCCGGGCAATCCAGAGGTGATTGCGGCGTTGCTCAAAGTTATCGCCAACTCTGAATCTAAATGGACCCGGAGGACAGCAGCAGAAAGTTTGGGTAAAATTGACCCGGGCAATCCAGAGGCGATGAAGGAGTTATTCAATTTAGCCGCCAACTTTGAAGATAAATATACCCGGAGGCAAGCGGCAGAAAGTTTGGGAGACAATTTAGCCGCCAACTTTGAAGATAAATATACCCGGAGGCAAGCGGCAGAAAGTTTGGGAGACATTTTGAGGGCAGAAGAACAGTTGCAGTTTGCGGTGACTGGCTTGAAGGATTGCTTATCCCATGAGATTTATAAAAAGGACTTTACTCTCTTCGAGAAATCTTTCCAAATCATCTGGCATTGCGCCCAAAACCTGCCCTATCCTGTATTTTATCGAGCTTGGCATAGTGAGGAGGATGAAGTAGAACCAGAACCAGTCTCCAATTTACCCCAGCTCCTCCATGCCAAACTGGAAGAAATGGGATTGTCTTCATCCCTCCAGTTAATCTGCATCGATGGCAGCAAGTTTATCGATAAAGATAATCCTGCTGCTAAAATCTACAATGAAATGCGCCGCGCTAACTGTTCCAAAAGTGCAGATGGCACACCGAAAACAATGGCGGATCTGCAATCCTATTGGGATGAATTGACCTTAGAATCGGAACAACCTATCGTTTTAGTGTTTTACGAAACTCTAACTGCACCGAAAATGTCAGGATTTAGTGAGAAATTTCTCACGGATTTAAGTAAGTTTGAGGGGGCGATTTGCGTGGTGACTGAGGCGCGAGTCAGTGGGTTGCAAACATTCTCGCCGAATCAAGGGAATTGGTTTGCAGAACTGGTCAATTGGATGAAAAAATGA
- a CDS encoding type I restriction endonuclease, with amino-acid sequence MLLNLSPIQKEQITLKLSPDPQFFPDWTQTYPNLSDIEQQTLDRVKAHFLALMEDPPLLENTVKMVVLAPLLDLAGFYRQPFRIETETSVTLEMEDEGMVIQGRIDVLVQKHRLWLFVIESKRSDFSVTRAIPQALTYLLGNPEGEGSTFGMIMNGNEFLFLKATRHPVAEYANSRLFSLLNPGNELYSVLQILKQLGQIVID; translated from the coding sequence TTGTTATTAAATTTATCACCCATTCAGAAGGAACAAATCACCCTGAAATTGTCACCAGACCCGCAATTTTTCCCAGACTGGACCCAAACCTATCCTAATTTAAGCGACATTGAACAGCAGACTTTAGATCGGGTCAAAGCACATTTTTTAGCCTTGATGGAAGATCCACCTTTGTTAGAAAATACCGTTAAAATGGTAGTGCTTGCACCCTTGCTAGATTTGGCTGGATTTTACCGCCAACCCTTTCGGATTGAAACCGAAACCAGCGTGACCCTGGAAATGGAAGATGAAGGAATGGTGATTCAGGGTCGGATTGACGTACTGGTGCAAAAACATCGACTCTGGTTATTCGTCATTGAATCAAAGCGGAGCGATTTTTCAGTCACCCGTGCTATCCCGCAAGCATTAACCTACCTGTTAGGGAATCCCGAGGGCGAGGGTTCAACCTTTGGGATGATTATGAATGGCAATGAGTTCTTATTTTTGAAAGCCACTCGGCATCCAGTGGCTGAATATGCCAATTCTCGATTATTTTCCCTCCTCAATCCCGGCAATGAACTCTATTCAGTCTTGCAAATTTTAAAACAGTTAGGACAGATAGTTATTGATTAA
- a CDS encoding NACHT domain-containing protein: protein MGETRQRGVRIHRYGKEKLTTTKATTQNYKGKKWTYADISHNAHVSESTVKRFFSGKEVDEESAIAICNALGLEVKDVVDLNEWNPPTPDEPTANDIDWREVCETMLNRRLSSNLLTANEDINFNLDDIHVPLALVERRQGDKRPGETRAEEGSQLYEPIEYDEKQHFEHQQFLDDILGKGEGKTKGRQIAIIGEPGAGKTTQLQKIADWILEERPDLPIWISLADLQGRELGDYLLDTWLKQAIPPSRLSEQVREDFLAQLEQGRVWLLLDGVDEMATERATAGLPLQQIASQLKGWIASARVVLTCRVNVWEANLNALEAFETYRMLNFNYPTQVEAFIGKWFKHSDATKGEALRQELAKAEYQRLQDLVKNPLRLTLLCSTWQTSEGLPETQAAVYKRFVGKIYQWKQNYFPTTEQQRQQLNHALGELARRGIDDAASPFRLRHQLVTEVLGDCDDDKSVFALALQLGWLNQVGVVAEDDTEKVYAFYHATFQEYFAALSIEDWDFFLPREHCGRPVPSGKPYRIFEPLWKQTILLWLGRKDVPKEKKEEFISRLIEFEDGCGEGENRYRRDRGFYEYRAYFLAASGIAEFKECDRADEIVAQLVRWGFRYFDEEKQEWPTFFDPIELEVRTVLGETEPTKAMAALFNLIANSENVYIRWQSAYILVQMGAGKPTVIAALVNLIDNPESEDTRRQSAESLGKINAGNPKEIAALADVIVAYYEYKWPMRLLEADSLGEIIGPGNPIVIAALGNVIGHTNNVDIRCLAADSLGKIDPGNPTASTALVNLIIGYYEDKWPRWSGAR from the coding sequence ATGGGAGAAACACGCCAACGCGGGGTCCGGATTCATCGATATGGCAAGGAAAAACTGACCACAACTAAGGCAACGACACAGAATTACAAGGGTAAGAAGTGGACTTATGCTGACATTTCCCACAACGCTCATGTCAGTGAAAGCACAGTTAAGCGGTTTTTCAGTGGCAAAGAAGTGGATGAGGAGTCAGCCATTGCCATTTGCAACGCCTTGGGTTTAGAAGTAAAAGATGTTGTGGACCTCAACGAATGGAACCCCCCAACTCCGGATGAACCCACCGCCAACGATATCGACTGGCGCGAAGTCTGCGAAACGATGCTCAACCGCAGACTCAGCAGCAACCTCCTCACCGCTAACGAGGATATCAACTTTAACCTCGATGACATTCACGTTCCCCTGGCGCTGGTGGAACGACGCCAGGGCGACAAACGCCCGGGGGAGACTCGCGCCGAAGAGGGTTCGCAACTCTACGAACCCATCGAATATGACGAAAAACAGCACTTTGAACACCAGCAGTTTTTGGATGATATCCTCGGCAAAGGGGAAGGCAAAACCAAAGGGCGGCAGATTGCTATCATCGGCGAACCGGGTGCCGGAAAAACCACCCAATTGCAAAAAATCGCCGATTGGATTTTAGAGGAACGCCCGGATTTGCCGATTTGGATTTCCTTAGCCGACTTGCAGGGACGGGAACTGGGGGACTATTTGCTGGACACTTGGCTGAAACAAGCGATTCCCCCGTCGCGCCTGAGTGAACAGGTGCGAGAAGACTTTCTGGCACAACTGGAACAAGGGCGGGTGTGGTTGCTGCTGGATGGGGTGGATGAGATGGCGACGGAAAGGGCCACCGCAGGATTGCCACTCCAGCAAATCGCCAGTCAACTCAAAGGCTGGATCGCCTCAGCGCGGGTCGTTCTAACTTGTCGGGTTAATGTCTGGGAAGCGAATCTAAATGCTTTGGAAGCGTTCGAGACTTATCGGATGCTGAATTTTAACTATCCCACCCAGGTGGAAGCGTTTATCGGCAAGTGGTTTAAACACAGCGACGCCACCAAAGGGGAAGCCCTGCGCCAGGAATTAGCCAAAGCGGAATATCAACGCCTACAGGATTTGGTGAAAAATCCCCTGCGGTTAACCCTACTGTGCAGCACTTGGCAAACCTCCGAAGGGTTGCCGGAAACTCAGGCAGCAGTCTACAAAAGATTTGTGGGTAAAATTTATCAGTGGAAACAGAACTATTTCCCCACCACGGAACAGCAGCGTCAGCAACTTAACCACGCATTAGGAGAATTGGCGCGGCGAGGAATAGATGATGCCGCCTCTCCGTTTCGCCTGCGGCATCAGTTGGTTACCGAGGTACTGGGGGATTGTGATGATGATAAGTCTGTGTTTGCCTTAGCGCTGCAACTGGGTTGGTTAAATCAGGTGGGAGTCGTAGCAGAAGACGATACAGAGAAGGTTTACGCTTTCTATCACGCCACCTTTCAGGAATATTTTGCTGCTTTAAGTATTGAGGATTGGGATTTTTTCTTGCCTAGAGAACATTGCGGTCGCCCGGTTCCGAGCGGCAAGCCCTATCGCATCTTTGAACCCCTGTGGAAACAGACAATTTTGCTGTGGTTGGGGCGCAAGGATGTACCGAAGGAAAAGAAAGAAGAGTTTATATCCCGGTTAATCGAGTTTGAGGATGGATGCGGAGAAGGGGAAAACCGATACAGGCGCGATCGCGGGTTTTATGAATATCGTGCCTATTTTCTCGCTGCTTCCGGAATCGCGGAGTTTAAGGAATGCGATCGGGCTGATGAGATTGTTGCTCAACTTGTTCGGTGGGGGTTTCGTTATTTTGATGAAGAAAAGCAAGAGTGGCCGACTTTCTTCGATCCGATAGAATTAGAGGTAAGAACAGTTTTAGGAGAAACAGAACCCACCAAGGCGATGGCGGCGTTATTCAATTTAATCGCTAACTCTGAAAATGTATATATTCGGTGGCAATCGGCATATATTTTGGTGCAAATGGGCGCGGGCAAACCCACTGTGATCGCGGCGTTAGTCAATTTAATCGACAACCCTGAATCTGAAGATACCCGGAGGCAATCGGCAGAAAGTTTGGGTAAAATTAACGCGGGCAATCCAAAGGAGATCGCGGCGTTAGCCGATGTAATCGTCGCCTACTATGAATATAAATGGCCCATGAGGCTACTAGAGGCAGATAGTTTGGGTGAAATTATCGGCCCAGGCAATCCCATTGTGATCGCGGCGTTAGGCAATGTAATCGGCCATACCAACAATGTAGATATTCGGTGTTTAGCGGCAGATAGTTTAGGTAAAATTGATCCAGGCAATCCGACCGCGAGCACAGCGTTAGTCAATTTAATCATCGGCTACTATGAAGATAAATGGCCCAGGTGGAGTGGAGCGAGATAG
- a CDS encoding competence/damage-inducible protein A — protein MSAEIICVGTELLLGDILNSNSQFLAQQLAGLGIPHYFQTVVGDNPDRIKQVVAIAVERSAQVLIFTGGLGPTPDDLTHETLAACFGVEMVERTDILEDLIQKYASRGRPMADSNRKQASIPAGAEILPNPLGTAPGIIWQPRPDLTILTFPGVPKEMYRMWQDTAVPYLKAQGWGQDIIYSRMLKFWGISESVLAEKVAPLLDLTNPTVAPYALNGEVKLRVSARAFNETAAQAAIAPVQQQIQAIAGFDYFGCDQETLASVVGELLLQRGETLAVAESCTGGSIGSLLTAISGSSRYFLGGVIAYDNSVKIGLLDVNSADLAREGAVSAIVAQQMALGVRAKLGASWGLSVTGIAGPGGGSESKPVGLVYIGLAGPNREVESFEYRLSAFQERDLIRHYSAESALDCLRRKMLRIA, from the coding sequence ATGAGTGCTGAGATTATTTGTGTTGGCACAGAATTGCTGTTAGGAGACATTCTTAACAGCAACTCTCAGTTTTTAGCCCAACAACTGGCGGGACTGGGCATCCCTCATTATTTTCAAACCGTAGTCGGGGATAATCCAGACCGCATTAAACAGGTGGTGGCGATCGCCGTTGAACGTTCTGCCCAAGTTCTCATCTTTACCGGCGGTCTGGGACCCACCCCCGATGACCTCACCCACGAAACCCTTGCTGCTTGTTTTGGGGTGGAAATGGTCGAGAGAACCGACATTCTGGAAGACCTAATCCAAAAATATGCCTCTCGTGGTCGGCCTATGGCAGACAGCAATCGCAAACAAGCCTCAATTCCTGCCGGTGCCGAGATTTTACCCAATCCCCTCGGCACCGCACCGGGCATCATCTGGCAACCTCGCCCTGATTTGACGATTCTGACCTTTCCTGGAGTTCCCAAGGAAATGTACCGAATGTGGCAAGACACCGCTGTTCCCTACCTCAAAGCCCAAGGTTGGGGTCAGGATATTATCTACAGTCGGATGTTGAAATTTTGGGGAATTTCTGAGTCGGTTTTAGCGGAAAAAGTGGCTCCGTTACTGGATTTGACCAATCCCACGGTGGCTCCCTATGCCCTTAATGGCGAGGTCAAACTCCGGGTTTCCGCCCGCGCCTTCAATGAAACCGCAGCACAAGCGGCGATCGCCCCAGTGCAGCAACAGATTCAAGCGATCGCCGGCTTTGACTATTTTGGGTGCGACCAAGAGACCCTCGCTTCAGTGGTGGGAGAGTTACTCCTGCAACGGGGTGAAACCCTCGCCGTGGCTGAATCCTGCACCGGGGGAAGTATCGGCAGTCTCCTCACCGCCATTTCCGGCAGTTCTCGCTATTTCTTAGGCGGCGTGATTGCTTATGACAATTCCGTAAAAATTGGGCTTTTGGATGTCAACTCAGCGGATTTAGCCCGGGAAGGTGCCGTCAGCGCGATCGTGGCTCAACAAATGGCCCTCGGTGTCCGCGCTAAATTAGGGGCAAGTTGGGGTTTGAGCGTGACGGGGATTGCTGGTCCTGGCGGTGGCAGCGAGTCCAAGCCTGTGGGGTTAGTTTATATCGGGTTAGCCGGACCCAACCGTGAGGTGGAAAGTTTTGAATACCGCTTGAGTGCTTTCCAAGAAAGGGACTTGATTCGGCATTACAGCGCCGAAAGTGCCCTCGACTGCCTCAGAAGAAAAATGTTAAGAATAGCTTAA
- a CDS encoding tetratricopeptide repeat protein, with translation MPNRNFLIPLSIALGLFTVVPPVMGQALLPRTLQLDGTQLEQQGLFLAEEAAQLARFQQFELALARAELAAQLAPNAPQAWGILGSLYLQSKELPKGIAALERARSLDPKNHVVMFALGSAYFQQENYREAINSLQSGLKIQPDVPGALFDLGNAYYMTREYREAIAQYERAVAQDATFWPAINNIGLVEYEQGDINAAIQQWETALSIDSAAAEPMMAIAVAMYAQGNRERGLALGEEALRIDPRYGEVDFLVENLWGSRLLEDTKKFLETPRIQATLAQFMDVTPHNHSH, from the coding sequence GTGCCAAATCGTAATTTTTTGATTCCTCTGTCCATCGCCCTTGGTTTGTTTACGGTGGTTCCACCTGTGATGGGACAGGCTTTATTGCCTCGGACTCTCCAGCTTGATGGGACTCAGTTGGAACAGCAAGGGTTGTTTCTGGCGGAAGAAGCGGCTCAGTTGGCGAGATTTCAGCAGTTTGAGTTGGCTTTAGCCCGGGCGGAATTGGCGGCCCAGCTTGCGCCAAATGCGCCCCAAGCCTGGGGAATTTTAGGTAGTTTGTATCTGCAATCGAAGGAGTTGCCGAAGGGAATTGCAGCGTTGGAACGGGCTCGATCGCTGGATCCGAAGAATCATGTGGTGATGTTTGCCCTCGGTTCGGCTTATTTTCAGCAAGAAAATTACCGGGAGGCGATTAACTCCCTGCAATCGGGATTAAAAATCCAACCGGATGTACCCGGGGCCTTATTCGATTTGGGCAATGCCTACTACATGACTAGAGAGTATCGAGAGGCGATCGCCCAATATGAACGCGCCGTCGCCCAGGATGCAACATTCTGGCCTGCTATTAACAATATCGGTTTAGTCGAATACGAACAAGGGGACATCAATGCGGCGATTCAGCAGTGGGAAACGGCACTCAGCATCGACTCCGCAGCGGCGGAACCCATGATGGCGATCGCTGTGGCAATGTACGCTCAAGGGAATCGAGAACGGGGTCTAGCCCTCGGAGAAGAGGCATTGCGGATTGATCCACGTTATGGGGAAGTGGATTTTCTGGTGGAAAATCTCTGGGGTAGTCGCCTTTTGGAAGATACCAAAAAATTCTTGGAAACTCCCCGGATTCAAGCGACCCTGGCGCAATTCATGGATGTAACCCCACACAACCACAGCCATTAA
- the aroQ gene encoding type II 3-dehydroquinate dehydratase, translating into MLNILVLHGPNLNLLGQREPGVYGSATLEDINHLLETEAQALQVKLSALQSNHEGVLVDAIHAARDQHSGLLINAGAYTHTSVAIRDAIAGVNIPTVEVHLSNIYRREPFRHHSYIAAIAVGQISGFGPNSYRLGLQALVHHLRENNPSG; encoded by the coding sequence TTGCTGAATATATTGGTACTGCACGGGCCAAACTTAAATCTCCTGGGTCAACGAGAGCCAGGAGTCTATGGGAGCGCGACGTTAGAAGATATTAATCACTTGCTGGAAACCGAAGCCCAGGCTTTGCAAGTGAAGCTGTCCGCGTTGCAATCCAATCATGAGGGCGTACTGGTGGATGCTATCCATGCCGCCAGGGACCAACACTCAGGGCTGTTGATTAATGCCGGGGCTTACACTCATACGAGTGTGGCCATCCGGGATGCGATCGCCGGGGTTAATATTCCCACCGTGGAGGTTCACCTGAGCAATATTTATCGCCGGGAACCGTTTCGCCATCACTCTTACATTGCGGCGATCGCTGTCGGGCAAATTAGCGGGTTTGGTCCGAATAGTTATCGTCTGGGACTTCAGGCGTTGGTCCATCATCTCCGAGAAAACAACCCATCCGGTTAA
- a CDS encoding response regulator: MRTVLIVEDDLVNARVFSKILTKRGGLNVKHTENVEEVMQIAQAGEADVILMDVSLSRSVYQGKAVDGIKITQMLKADPKTSYLPIILVTAHAMAGDKESFLEQSGADGYISKPVVDHQEFVDQIAALLPKEEG; encoded by the coding sequence ATGAGAACCGTTCTAATTGTGGAGGACGATCTGGTCAACGCTAGGGTTTTCTCTAAAATCCTCACCAAGCGGGGTGGCCTCAATGTCAAGCATACCGAAAATGTGGAAGAGGTGATGCAAATTGCCCAAGCGGGTGAGGCGGATGTGATTTTAATGGATGTGTCCCTGTCTCGCAGCGTTTACCAAGGCAAGGCAGTGGATGGCATCAAAATTACTCAAATGCTCAAAGCTGACCCCAAAACCTCCTATTTGCCGATTATTTTGGTAACGGCACACGCGATGGCGGGGGATAAGGAATCATTTCTCGAACAGAGTGGGGCCGATGGCTACATTTCTAAACCCGTAGTGGATCATCAGGAGTTCGTTGACCAAATTGCGGCCCTACTGCCCAAAGAGGAGGGATGA
- a CDS encoding NAD(P)H-quinone oxidoreductase subunit 4 has translation MLADSFPWLTTIFALPLVAALLVPVIPDRDGNVLRWYATGVAIADFALMCLLFWQHYDPQVSGFQLVEQFSWIPQLGISWTVSVDGISMPLVLLAGFVTSMALLSAWQVDRKPRMFYFLMLVLYAAQVGVFIAQDLLLFFIMWEIELVPVYLLVCIWGGPKRQYAAIKFLLYTAAASIFILIAGLALALYGPGPASFDIADIALKEFPLALQLPLYAGLLIAFGVKLAAFPFHTWLPDAHGEASAPVSMILAGVLLKMGAYGLMRMNMGLLPDAHVYFAPVLVTLGVVNIVYGALTSFAQTNMKRRLAYSSVSHMGFVLIGIASFTDLGINGAMLQMISHGLIASVLFFLTGVTYDRTHTMTMHDMGGIGLFMPKVFALYTAGAMASLALPGMSGFASEVTVFIGIATSEFYSLTFRIAVVFLAAIGVILTPIYLLSMVRQVFHGSFYGSKEIPACDITDPELREDFIENQAAVCFGTNCILPGEAAFIDSRPREVAIALSFLVAIVAIGCYPKIAMQVYDNTTVAINSVATQAYAQVRSTETIGFTAPSLTPMAKIADISPD, from the coding sequence ATGCTTGCTGATTCATTTCCTTGGTTAACTACTATATTTGCTCTGCCCCTAGTGGCAGCCTTACTGGTTCCGGTGATACCCGATCGCGATGGAAATGTATTGCGTTGGTATGCCACCGGAGTGGCGATCGCCGACTTCGCCCTGATGTGCCTCCTCTTCTGGCAACATTACGATCCCCAGGTTTCCGGTTTTCAACTCGTCGAACAATTTAGCTGGATTCCCCAACTCGGCATCAGTTGGACTGTCTCCGTGGATGGAATTTCCATGCCTTTGGTCCTCCTAGCCGGATTTGTGACCAGCATGGCCCTGCTGTCCGCATGGCAAGTAGACCGCAAACCGCGAATGTTCTATTTTCTGATGCTGGTGTTATATGCAGCCCAGGTGGGGGTATTCATCGCCCAAGACCTGCTGCTATTCTTCATCATGTGGGAAATCGAACTCGTTCCCGTCTATCTCCTCGTTTGTATCTGGGGGGGACCGAAACGGCAATATGCGGCTATCAAATTTCTACTTTATACCGCTGCGGCCTCCATCTTTATTCTAATTGCTGGACTTGCCTTAGCCCTGTATGGACCAGGCCCTGCTTCCTTTGATATTGCAGATATTGCCCTGAAAGAGTTCCCCTTAGCCCTGCAACTGCCCCTCTATGCAGGATTATTAATTGCATTTGGCGTCAAACTCGCCGCCTTCCCCTTCCATACTTGGCTTCCCGACGCCCACGGCGAAGCATCCGCCCCGGTTTCGATGATTTTGGCTGGGGTGTTATTAAAAATGGGTGCGTATGGATTAATGCGAATGAACATGGGATTACTGCCCGATGCTCATGTTTATTTTGCCCCAGTTTTAGTCACCTTGGGAGTCGTTAATATTGTTTACGGCGCATTAACCTCCTTTGCCCAAACCAACATGAAACGGCGACTGGCTTATTCGTCCGTTTCCCACATGGGATTTGTGTTAATTGGGATTGCCTCCTTCACCGACCTCGGGATTAATGGGGCAATGTTGCAGATGATTTCCCACGGATTAATTGCCTCGGTGTTGTTTTTCTTAACTGGGGTAACCTACGACCGCACCCATACCATGACCATGCACGATATGGGGGGAATTGGGCTGTTCATGCCGAAGGTTTTTGCCCTCTATACTGCCGGTGCAATGGCATCCCTCGCCCTACCGGGAATGAGTGGATTTGCCAGTGAAGTGACGGTCTTTATTGGGATTGCCACCAGTGAGTTTTATAGCCTGACTTTCCGGATTGCGGTGGTCTTTTTGGCTGCCATTGGGGTAATTCTCACGCCGATTTATTTGCTGTCGATGGTCCGCCAAGTGTTTCACGGGTCCTTCTACGGGTCGAAGGAAATTCCGGCTTGTGACATCACGGATCCGGAGTTACGGGAAGACTTTATTGAGAACCAAGCGGCAGTTTGTTTTGGGACGAATTGTATCCTACCGGGAGAAGCGGCGTTTATTGATAGTCGCCCTCGGGAAGTAGCGATCGCCCTGAGTTTTTTGGTGGCGATCGTGGCGATCGGCTGTTATCCCAAAATTGCCATGCAGGTGTATGACAATACGACCGTTGCGATTAATAGTGTAGCCACCCAAGCCTACGCCCAAGTGCGATCGACCGAAACCATCGGCTTCACAGCACCCAGCCTAACTCCAATGGCAAAAATCGCCGACATCAGTCCTGACTAA